The Pantoea cypripedii genomic sequence AGCAGGTTGTTAATCAGAGACAACAAGTAGTCGGACGAGGTGCGCGCGGTTTGCACCAGATCGCGCTGTGCCGGGGTCAGATCCGAGTGATGCAGCAATTCCAGTGCCCCCACCACGCTGTTCATCGGTGTGCGGATTTCATGGCTGGCGCTGGCGATATGCTCGCTTTTGCGCTTACTCATCTCTTCAGCAATATCCGTCGCCTGCTTCAGCATACTGGTCCGTTCCTGCACCCGGCTTTCCAGCGTACTGGAGTTGGCTTTCAGAATGCTGAGCATCCGGTTATAGGCCTTGGCAATCCGTCCCAGTTCGTCTTTGCGCCCTTCGGGCAGCGCCAGCGTCCAGTCGAGAAAACTGTGTCTTTCGATCACCCTCATTAAATGCCGCAGCGGCATGCCAAGCAGGCGATCAAGCCCCCAGTAAAGCAGGAACAATAATAACAGCAGCGCCAGGAGCACCGGCGGCAGCGTCCACAGCTGGCTGCCCAGCGCACTCAGCGCCACCTGACGTTCCGGGTAGCGCACCACCATCCACCACGGCGGCCCGGTAAAATCTTCGCAGGCGAAATGGTAGTTACCCACCTCAACCTGCCCTTGTGACTGGCAACGTGACATGGCCTCGAAGGGAAACTCGCCCACCGGAATGGCTTTTTCAAAGGTGGCAAGCGGCAGGAATTGATCGTTCTCGCCCAGCATGGCAAAGCGGATGTCGTGCTGTAGTTCATGGTTAAGCATCGGCATACGCCAGACCTGCACATCCATCCCCACTACCACGCCGGTACGCGGATCGCGGGTGGTCAGTGGCACATACAGCTGGCCAGTATCTTCACGCCGGAAAGGGGTGCCCCAGTGGAAGCCCGCCTCGCTTAACCCGGTGCTTTCGGCCAGTAAGGTATGAGCGCGTTGCAGACTCGCCTGTTCTGAGGTTCCTGCTGACTGGAAATACGCCATCCCCTGCTGGGGCAGCAGAATAAAAGCCTCTTCCCCCATCTCTTCACTGGAGTGTCCAAACAGCTCCACCAGCGCCAGCGCTTTTTGTTGCTGCTCAGGATTGATTCTGGCGTCAGGTAACGGGATGAACACCGCATGCTGCGGAACAACCGCCAGATTGCTGCGATCCGGCGTGGAGAGCCACAAATCCAGCAGCGTACTCAGGGTACGTTGCGCTTGCAGGTAATGATTACTCTCGCGGCTCACCGACGCGCTGAGTTCAACCTGCAGATCATTTTTGATGGTGTTGCGCGCCGTGGCGTAGCGGGAATAGAAATTGACCGATTCGATAATGAGCCAGAACAGCGCAATGGCGCATCCCAGCAAAACAATGATTTGCCTGAGCAGAGATGAGCGCAACCTGAAATGTTTCATATGTTCTTCCGGCAAGCCCGCTGGCTTGTATTACCCATAGCTTAGCTCAGGGTTCAGGTGTTCACCCGATAGTGCCCGACGCCAACTTTCCCGATCATAGCCGCACTCTGGTCAATGTCACCAGGCTCCTTCAATCCCACACCAATTCAGAGAGATCGGATGGAATTACAAACCGAACGGCGGCTGGAACAGTTCCTGCAATTAGCCGAACTCCCCGCATCGCAGATTTCGTCACGGATGGAGTTCGTTATGCAGCCCTTCCGACTCTATATCGAATGTCTTGACCGGCATATTTTACTGACGCTGGGGCAGGAAGTGGAACCCGCTTATCAGACGCAGATTCTCAGAAAATCCCTCAAAGCCTGTCATCCGGCGCGAACTCAGGGTTCGCCGGTGCGTGCCTGGCAAATGCGTGGACAACAAATGCTGAGCTGCTCCCCGCTGAAGGAGAGTGGCGTCAATCACTGGCTGGCGTGTCTGAACAGTTTACGTCGCCTGCTGGAGATGCTTAACGGAGGCCAGCGATGAATCAGATGGCAAGAAAATGGCTGCTTATTATTGCAGGCCGCCAGGACGTGATGCTGGCGGCAATGCTGCTGCTGGCGGTATTTATGATGATCATTCCGCTACCCACCGGGTTAGTGGATTTTATGATTGCCGTGAACCTGACGATTTCCGTCATCCTGATGATGATGGCGCTGTACATCAAAAATCCGCTGGAGTTCGCGACCTTTCCCTCGGTGCTGTTGATCACCACGCTGTACCGTCTGGCGTTAACCATCAGTACCACGCGTCTGATCCTGTTGCAGGCTGACGCGGGCGACATCGTTTACACCTTTGGTGCCTTCGCCGTTGGCGGCAATCTCGGTGTCGGTCTGATTGTATTCCTGATCATCACCATCGTGCAGTTCATCGTTATCACCAAAGGTTCAGAGCGTGTGGCTGAAGTCGGCGCTCGCTTTTCACTGGATGCGATGCCCGGTAAGCAGATGAGTATCGATGGTGACCTGCGTGCCGGTTCGATTGATGCCGCTGAAGCCAGCCGTCTGCGTGGTCTTGTTCAGAAGGAGAGCCAGCTGTACGGTGCGATGGATGGTGCGATGAAGTTCGTTAAAGGCGACGCCATCGCGGGCATCATCATCATTCTGGTGAACATCTTTGGCGGAACCGCTATCGGCGTGATGTCGCGTGGCATGAGTGCCAGTGAGGCGATGTCGGTCTATGCCATTCTGTCGATTGGTGACGGTCTGGTCAGTCAGATCCCGGCACTGCTGATCTCGATTACCGCCGGTATTATCGTGACCCGCGTCGCGGGTGAAGACAAACTCAACCTTGCGGGCGATCTGTCGAAACAGCTGGGTCGCCAGACCCAGGCGATTACCCTGGCGGCGGTGGTGTTGCTGGTGTTTGCCATGATCCCTGGTTTTCCCGCCATCTACTTTATTATGCTGGCTGCCGGGCTGCTCGGGCTGACCTTCTGGTTCAAAAAGCGCAACAAAGCTGCGGGTGAGTCAGGCGGTAAGGCCGCTACCGTGGGTGAAGACGGTGGCACGGAAGGTCGCACCATGACACCAGGTGCAACGCCATTGATGCTGCATCTTTCCTCTGATTTAGCCGCCTCCGCTAAGCTGGCCGCCAAAGTGGATGCCTTTCGTTTCAGCAAATTTGAGAAGCTGGGTATTCCGTTACCCGACATCCAGATACAGCGCGATCCGGGGCTGGAAGACGGCACCATGAAGGTGATGCTGTATCAGGAACCGGTGCTGACCGTCGCGATCCCCAAAGGATTGCTGCTGGCCGATATCACTTCCGCGACACTTTCGCAGGCTGAACAACGCGTAAGGCTGCCCTTTGGTTCACTGGATCTACAGTGGATTGCCCCTGACGAAAAAGAAACCCTGCGGGCGCTGGGGACAACGTTGTATGAGGACGATGACCGTCTGATTCACTGCCTGTCGCTGCTGATTGACAGGCATGCCGGGGATTTCGTCGGCGTGCAGGAAACACGCTTCCTGATGGACGCAATGGAGGGCAAATATTCCGACCTGGTGAAGGAAGTACAACGCCAGCTCCCCATTGGCCGCATTGCCGACGTCCTGCAACGTCTGGTAGCGGAAGGGGTATCCATCCGCGATTTACGTACCATCTTTGAAGCCCTGATCGAATGGGCGCCGCGTGAGAAAGATCCGATTATGTTGGTGGAATACGTGCGTATTGGTTTACGTCGCCATCTGCTGACCCGCTTCCAGGCAGGACAGCCCTGGATTAGCGGCTGGACCATTGGCGACAACATCGAACATATGATCCGTGAGGCCATCAGGCAGACTTTCGCCGGTTCCTACTCTTCGCTGGATCCGGAACTTAATCAGGCGATCCTCGAAAGCATTCGTGAGTCGGTGGGTGAGGGTGATCGTAAAAACCACGTTCTGTTCACCGCCATTGATGTGCGCCGTTTCCTGCGTAAGGTGATTGAACGCGAATTCTACAATTTGCAGGTCCTTTCCTTCCAGGAAGTGGGTGAAGAGACCGAATTGCGCATTATCAGTAACATCGACCTGATAGGTGAGTACTGATATGCGTCTGCCATTTGAACAACTGCTGTGCCAGGAACTGGAGAACCGGCTGCGGTTACCGCGCGTGTTGCCAACATCCAGCTGCAAAATTGCGGGCAAGATCGTGGAGATCGGCCCAACCCTGATGAAGGCATCACTGCCGGGCGCCAGCCTGGCGGAGCTGTGCACGCTGGAGCCTTCCGGTATCCCGGCCGAAGTGGTGGCCATTGAGGGTAACTACGTTAGCCTGTCGCCGTTTGCCGAACCGCTCGGGGTCACCACGGGCAGCAAAGTGGTACCGACGGGTAAGGCACACCAGGTGGCGCTGGGGGATTTTCTGTTGGGCAGCATCGTGGATGGACTGGGACGGCCGCTGGACGACGTGACGTTCCCTGAGGATGCCGATCTGCGTCCACTTGACGCGCCAGCCCCTAACCCACTGACACGCCAGATTATTGATACCCCGTTACCACTCGGCGTGCGCGCCATCGACGGCATTCTGACCTGTGGTATGGGGCAGCGTATCGGTATTTTCGCCGCCGCCGGTGGCGGGAAAAGTACCCTGCTGGGAATGATTTGTGATGGCAGCCTGGCAGACGTCATTGTACTGGCGCTGATTGGCGAAAGGGGCCGTGAGGTGCGCGAATTCCTCGAACATACCCTCAGTGAAGAAGCCCGCTCGCGTTGCGTGGTGGTGATCTCCACCTCGGATCGTCCGGCGCTGGAGCGTCTGAAAGCGGCTTACACCGCCACCACCATCGCCGAATATTTCCGCGATCAGGGAAAAAACGTGTTGCTGATGATGGATTCATTAACGCGTTTCGCCCGTGCTTCGCGTGAGATCGGCCTCGCCGCTGGTGAGCCACCCGCTGCGGGCAGTTATCCACCCAGTTTCTTTGCCCGCCTGCCCCGGCTGCTGGAACGCGCCGGACCCGCCGAGACCGGCAGCATCACCGGCATTTATACCGTGCTGGTTGAAGGTGACAACCTTAACGAGCCGGTGGCTGATGAGGTGCGCTCCATCCTCGATGGTCACATCGTGTTATCGCGCAAGCTGGCGCAGGCCAACCACTATCCCGCCATCGACATTGCCGCCAGCGTGAGTCGCGTGATGGGTCAGGTGACGGAAAGCGATCATCGCGCTAACGCAGGCAAACTGCGTCGGCTGATGGCGGCATGGAAAGAGATCGAGCTGCTGGTGCGCGTCGGTGAATACCAGCAGGGCAATG encodes the following:
- a CDS encoding type III secretion chaperone SycN, which codes for MELQTERRLEQFLQLAELPASQISSRMEFVMQPFRLYIECLDRHILLTLGQEVEPAYQTQILRKSLKACHPARTQGSPVRAWQMRGQQMLSCSPLKESGVNHWLACLNSLRRLLEMLNGGQR
- a CDS encoding EscV/YscV/HrcV family type III secretion system export apparatus protein, translating into MNQMARKWLLIIAGRQDVMLAAMLLLAVFMMIIPLPTGLVDFMIAVNLTISVILMMMALYIKNPLEFATFPSVLLITTLYRLALTISTTRLILLQADAGDIVYTFGAFAVGGNLGVGLIVFLIITIVQFIVITKGSERVAEVGARFSLDAMPGKQMSIDGDLRAGSIDAAEASRLRGLVQKESQLYGAMDGAMKFVKGDAIAGIIIILVNIFGGTAIGVMSRGMSASEAMSVYAILSIGDGLVSQIPALLISITAGIIVTRVAGEDKLNLAGDLSKQLGRQTQAITLAAVVLLVFAMIPGFPAIYFIMLAAGLLGLTFWFKKRNKAAGESGGKAATVGEDGGTEGRTMTPGATPLMLHLSSDLAASAKLAAKVDAFRFSKFEKLGIPLPDIQIQRDPGLEDGTMKVMLYQEPVLTVAIPKGLLLADITSATLSQAEQRVRLPFGSLDLQWIAPDEKETLRALGTTLYEDDDRLIHCLSLLIDRHAGDFVGVQETRFLMDAMEGKYSDLVKEVQRQLPIGRIADVLQRLVAEGVSIRDLRTIFEALIEWAPREKDPIMLVEYVRIGLRRHLLTRFQAGQPWISGWTIGDNIEHMIREAIRQTFAGSYSSLDPELNQAILESIRESVGEGDRKNHVLFTAIDVRRFLRKVIEREFYNLQVLSFQEVGEETELRIISNIDLIGEY
- a CDS encoding EscN/YscN/HrcN family type III secretion system ATPase, whose protein sequence is MRLPFEQLLCQELENRLRLPRVLPTSSCKIAGKIVEIGPTLMKASLPGASLAELCTLEPSGIPAEVVAIEGNYVSLSPFAEPLGVTTGSKVVPTGKAHQVALGDFLLGSIVDGLGRPLDDVTFPEDADLRPLDAPAPNPLTRQIIDTPLPLGVRAIDGILTCGMGQRIGIFAAAGGGKSTLLGMICDGSLADVIVLALIGERGREVREFLEHTLSEEARSRCVVVISTSDRPALERLKAAYTATTIAEYFRDQGKNVLLMMDSLTRFARASREIGLAAGEPPAAGSYPPSFFARLPRLLERAGPAETGSITGIYTVLVEGDNLNEPVADEVRSILDGHIVLSRKLAQANHYPAIDIAASVSRVMGQVTESDHRANAGKLRRLMAAWKEIELLVRVGEYQQGNDAQADEALARKDAIRDFLCQETTEKNSFEEILERLWTTVN